One genomic region from Flavobacterium lindanitolerans encodes:
- a CDS encoding PH domain-containing protein: MKKFYSDHHIPTVTMLWLIVLFLIATPFFTPNQIWGEMFIPIIIVTLCALLILWILLDTKYVIKNSFLHYTSGPIRGKIDIYKINAIVHQKKWFVQSTLKPALGSKGLIIKYGKFDDIYISPKRKQEFIDALLEINPHIEIE; encoded by the coding sequence ATGAAAAAATTTTATTCAGACCATCATATTCCTACGGTCACTATGCTGTGGCTGATTGTTCTCTTTTTAATCGCCACCCCTTTTTTTACACCCAATCAAATCTGGGGTGAAATGTTTATCCCTATTATCATAGTTACACTTTGTGCCCTTCTTATTCTATGGATTCTTTTGGACACTAAATATGTCATCAAGAATTCATTCCTCCATTACACATCAGGACCTATTCGCGGAAAAATTGATATTTATAAAATCAATGCAATAGTCCACCAAAAAAAGTGGTTTGTACAATCAACGCTTAAACCAGCTTTGGGCAGCAAAGGACTTATCATCAAATATGGCAAATTTGACGATATTTATATTTCGCCGAAACGAAAGCAGGAATTCATTGATGCCTTGTTAGAAATCAATCCGCACATCGAAATCGAGTAG
- a CDS encoding sterol desaturase family protein, with protein sequence MENINFLAFAMPAFFLFVYLEYKLAQRKKRPEIFNYESSVSNISIGLAERLINLFIAASFYQLFYYIYEHYRIFDIPGNFWIWIGLILATDFVWYWYHRLGHEVNFFWAAHIVHHHSEEFNFTAAARITTFQAIIRTGFWCILPFLGFHPKMVITMLLVHGAYSFFTHTQVIGRIKWLEYVFVTPSVHGVHHASDEKYLDKNYGDMFTFWDRMFGTFQEEEEKPKYGLTHPLKSYSFLWQHFHYYFEIYELWKRSKGFKARWDAVFGSPAAMDQDIRPMLEKRFLQDKTDRSHRLKFRNYLYIQLAVSTLILTVFTYYFGSLGFYDKIFGLSFIIITLINCGALLEQRKWIYYLEYSRLFILSTYLLYIENLAEYFLVPVIIMIAAEKMFSLSRKYQNLVLQMESAKR encoded by the coding sequence ATGGAAAACATTAATTTTCTGGCATTTGCAATGCCTGCTTTTTTCCTTTTCGTCTATTTAGAATATAAATTAGCACAACGCAAAAAGCGTCCGGAAATATTCAATTATGAAAGCTCTGTTTCTAATATCAGCATTGGCCTGGCAGAACGACTGATTAATCTTTTTATAGCGGCAAGTTTCTACCAGCTTTTCTATTATATTTATGAGCATTACCGAATTTTTGACATTCCCGGTAATTTCTGGATTTGGATAGGGCTTATTCTTGCAACTGATTTTGTCTGGTATTGGTATCACAGGCTCGGACATGAAGTAAACTTCTTTTGGGCCGCACATATTGTCCATCACCACAGCGAGGAATTTAATTTTACGGCTGCTGCCAGAATTACGACCTTTCAGGCTATCATCAGGACAGGATTCTGGTGCATATTGCCTTTTCTAGGTTTCCATCCCAAGATGGTAATTACTATGTTACTGGTTCATGGTGCGTATTCTTTTTTTACTCATACACAGGTCATCGGACGTATAAAATGGCTGGAGTATGTGTTCGTAACGCCATCGGTTCACGGTGTGCATCATGCTTCGGATGAAAAATATCTTGATAAAAATTATGGCGATATGTTTACTTTTTGGGACCGAATGTTTGGAACTTTTCAGGAAGAAGAAGAAAAACCAAAGTACGGTTTGACGCATCCGCTGAAAAGCTACAGCTTTCTATGGCAGCATTTCCATTATTATTTTGAAATATATGAGTTATGGAAACGTTCCAAAGGTTTTAAGGCAAGATGGGATGCTGTTTTTGGCAGTCCTGCAGCTATGGACCAGGACATTCGTCCAATGCTAGAAAAACGGTTCCTGCAAGACAAAACTGATAGAAGCCACCGACTCAAGTTCCGAAATTATTTATACATACAGCTTGCCGTGAGTACGCTTATCCTGACCGTATTTACCTATTATTTTGGAAGTCTTGGGTTTTATGATAAGATTTTCGGGCTTTCCTTTATTATAATTACACTAATTAACTGCGGGGCTTTGCTGGAACAACGCAAATGGATTTATTATTTGGAATATTCAAGGCTTTTTATTCTTTCTACCTATTTGCTTTATATCGAAAATCTTGCTGAATATTTCCTGGTTCCGGTCATTATCATGATAGCGGCTGAGAAAATGTTCTCCCTAAGCCGAAAATACCAAAATCTGGTACTGCAAATGGAAAGCGCAAAAAGATAA
- the ygiD gene encoding 4,5-DOPA dioxygenase extradiol — MASLQPFYNWTQDLNEEDIKHPVLFIGHGSPMNGIEDNEFSQNWAKMGKEIPKPKAVLVISAHWLTRGTHITAMNNPKTIHDFGGFPQALFDVQYPAKGSPELAAETAKLIHSTNVGLDHDWGLDHGTWTVVRHMYPDADIPVLQLSIDYSKPAQYHYDLAKQIALLRKKGVLIIGSGNMVHNLRMIDWKKLREPEYGFDWAIEMNDIFKQKIENRDHKALIDYENLSKASKLAIPTPDHYYPMLYSLALQDNQEDTVFFNDKLVGGSLNMTSVKIG, encoded by the coding sequence ATGGCATCATTACAGCCTTTTTATAATTGGACACAAGACTTAAACGAAGAAGACATAAAACATCCGGTACTATTCATAGGACACGGTTCTCCAATGAATGGGATAGAAGACAATGAATTCTCCCAAAATTGGGCAAAAATGGGAAAAGAAATCCCAAAACCCAAAGCCGTTCTGGTCATTTCAGCCCATTGGCTAACACGTGGTACACACATTACAGCCATGAACAATCCAAAAACAATTCATGATTTTGGAGGCTTTCCACAGGCTTTGTTTGATGTACAGTATCCCGCGAAAGGTAGTCCGGAACTGGCGGCAGAAACAGCCAAACTGATTCATTCTACTAATGTTGGCCTTGACCATGATTGGGGACTCGACCACGGAACCTGGACTGTCGTGAGACATATGTATCCTGACGCAGACATTCCGGTATTGCAGCTGAGTATTGATTACAGCAAACCTGCCCAATACCATTACGACCTGGCAAAACAGATAGCCTTACTTCGCAAAAAAGGCGTACTAATTATCGGAAGCGGAAACATGGTACACAACCTCCGAATGATTGACTGGAAAAAATTACGCGAACCGGAATATGGTTTTGATTGGGCCATAGAAATGAACGATATTTTTAAACAGAAAATCGAAAATAGGGACCACAAAGCCCTGATTGATTACGAAAACCTAAGCAAAGCATCAAAACTGGCTATTCCAACGCCAGACCATTATTATCCAATGCTGTATTCGCTTGCCTTACAGGACAATCAGGAAGATACAGTATTCTTTAATGACAAGCTGGTGGGCGGTTCCTTAAATATGACATCAGTAAAAATTGGCTGA
- a CDS encoding CvfB family protein: MIEIGKYNTLTIDRDTQVGLFLTDGKEDVLLPNKYVPKVFEIGEEIEVFVYLDHEERPVATTLRPYIQLNEFALLRVNYTNRIGAFMDWGLEKDILVPFKEQARPMEKGKRYLVFLYMDEKTNRLVASSKTNQFLNNEELTVEVGEEVDLIVSHITDLGINVIINEQHKGLIYKDEVYDDRIRTGDRLRGYIKAIRPGNKIDVALQKQGFDAVEPNAEKIMDELRASRGFLRLNDNSHPEDIKTVLKMSKKTFKKAIGVLYKQKLIEIKEDGIYLVK, encoded by the coding sequence ATGATTGAAATAGGAAAATACAATACGCTGACAATTGATAGGGACACGCAAGTCGGATTATTTTTAACCGATGGGAAAGAGGATGTCTTGCTACCCAATAAATATGTCCCGAAAGTATTTGAAATAGGAGAAGAAATAGAAGTTTTCGTATATCTTGACCACGAAGAAAGACCCGTAGCCACAACTTTAAGACCTTATATCCAGCTTAATGAATTTGCGCTTTTGAGAGTAAACTATACCAACCGTATAGGCGCTTTTATGGATTGGGGATTGGAAAAAGACATACTTGTTCCGTTTAAGGAACAGGCCCGCCCAATGGAAAAAGGAAAGCGTTATCTGGTTTTCCTCTACATGGACGAAAAAACAAACCGATTGGTTGCTTCCAGCAAAACCAATCAGTTCTTAAATAATGAAGAGCTTACGGTTGAAGTAGGAGAAGAAGTCGACCTGATTGTTTCTCATATTACGGATTTGGGTATCAATGTTATCATCAACGAACAGCACAAAGGTTTAATCTATAAGGATGAAGTATATGATGACCGAATCAGGACCGGCGACCGTTTACGCGGTTATATCAAGGCCATTCGTCCGGGTAATAAAATTGATGTGGCTTTACAGAAACAGGGTTTTGATGCCGTTGAGCCTAATGCTGAGAAAATCATGGATGAGCTTCGTGCCAGCCGTGGTTTCCTTCGTCTGAACGACAACAGCCACCCGGAAGACATCAAAACGGTGTTGAAAATGAGTAAAAAGACATTTAAAAAAGCAATAGGTGTGCTGTATAAGCAAAAACTGATTGAAATAAAAGAAGACGGGATTTATTTGGTAAAATAA
- the menD gene encoding 2-succinyl-5-enolpyruvyl-6-hydroxy-3-cyclohexene-1-carboxylic-acid synthase — MIYPKIPLAQSIIEICRTKGLTDIVISPGSRNAPLTIGFASNPDFKCYSIADERCAAFFALGMAQQTKKAVALVCTSGSALLNYYPAIAEAFYSQIPLVVISADRPLSKIDIGDGQTIRQQNVYANHIIYSANLTEEASQENDLKIADAITLALVKKGPVHINAPFEEPLYETVSKPEVTPVISETTFENPNSDEDLTPYISQWNTAKKKLVLVGVNDPDTIDEAVINHLAQDSSVVVMTETTSNLHHPNFINNIDTIITPFTDEDFKDFQPEILLTFGGMVVSKRIKAFLRKYRPKAHWHIDTLRAYDTFGALTKHFIAEPNDFLKQFLSETVIVSDYNKKAQELKAARKEKHDLYVSKIPFSDFTVFDKIIPGLPKNSQLQISNSSAIRYAQLIDIDPSIAVFCNRGTSGIDGSTSTAVGAALASGKETILITGDVSFFYDSNALWNNYIPKNFKIILLNNGGGGIFRILPGHQETPVFNTYFETSHCLTGEQLAKMYHFDYFSASNETALEDGLKAFYASKKTVILEIFTPTLENDKILLQYFKELV, encoded by the coding sequence ATGATTTATCCTAAAATACCTTTAGCACAAAGCATAATTGAGATTTGCAGGACTAAAGGACTCACCGATATCGTAATCTCTCCAGGTTCACGAAATGCCCCGTTAACTATTGGTTTTGCCAGCAATCCAGACTTTAAATGCTATAGTATAGCCGATGAAAGATGTGCCGCTTTTTTTGCCTTGGGAATGGCACAGCAGACCAAAAAAGCAGTCGCGCTTGTCTGTACATCAGGCTCAGCCTTACTCAATTATTATCCGGCTATTGCAGAGGCTTTTTACAGCCAGATTCCTTTGGTTGTAATTTCAGCAGACAGGCCGTTGAGCAAGATTGATATTGGGGACGGACAGACTATCCGGCAACAGAATGTTTATGCCAACCATATTATCTACAGTGCTAATCTGACGGAAGAAGCTTCTCAGGAAAACGACCTCAAAATTGCCGATGCAATAACTCTGGCTTTGGTTAAGAAAGGCCCTGTTCATATTAATGCTCCGTTTGAAGAGCCTTTGTACGAAACCGTTTCTAAACCGGAAGTCACTCCTGTTATTTCTGAAACTACCTTTGAAAATCCAAACTCTGATGAAGATTTAACACCGTATATTTCACAATGGAATACGGCCAAAAAGAAATTGGTTTTGGTAGGAGTCAACGACCCGGACACAATTGATGAAGCGGTTATTAATCATCTGGCACAGGATTCTTCGGTAGTAGTCATGACAGAAACGACATCCAATCTGCACCATCCTAATTTTATAAACAATATTGATACCATAATCACACCTTTTACCGATGAGGATTTTAAAGATTTCCAGCCGGAAATTCTCCTGACTTTTGGTGGAATGGTGGTGTCAAAAAGAATCAAGGCTTTTTTAAGGAAATACAGACCAAAAGCACACTGGCATATCGATACTTTACGGGCTTATGATACATTTGGTGCATTAACCAAGCATTTTATTGCTGAACCTAATGATTTCCTGAAGCAATTTTTATCGGAAACTGTTATTGTGTCAGATTACAATAAGAAGGCACAAGAGCTAAAAGCAGCCAGAAAAGAAAAACACGATTTGTATGTTTCCAAAATACCATTTTCGGATTTTACGGTTTTTGATAAGATAATACCTGGCCTGCCCAAAAACAGTCAGTTGCAAATCAGTAACAGTTCTGCCATCCGTTATGCCCAATTAATTGATATTGACCCAAGTATTGCCGTTTTCTGTAATCGCGGCACAAGTGGTATAGATGGCAGTACCTCAACAGCAGTTGGCGCAGCACTGGCCAGCGGAAAAGAAACCATATTGATTACTGGTGATGTCAGCTTTTTCTATGACAGTAATGCCTTGTGGAATAATTATATCCCAAAGAATTTCAAAATTATCCTGCTCAACAATGGAGGAGGCGGTATTTTCAGGATTCTTCCCGGACATCAGGAAACACCTGTCTTTAATACTTATTTTGAAACTTCACATTGTCTGACAGGAGAACAATTGGCAAAAATGTATCATTTTGATTATTTCTCTGCCAGTAATGAAACTGCTCTGGAAGATGGGCTTAAAGCATTTTATGCCAGTAAAAAAACGGTAATATTGGAAATTTTTACGCCTACTTTGGAAAACGACAAAATATTGCTGCAGTATTTTAAAGAACTGGTTTAA